The Streptomyces sp. P9-A4 genome contains a region encoding:
- a CDS encoding L,D-transpeptidase family protein, whose product MLRIRTSRPALAAVALSVSLTACSAQAASGPSKTAGAPSSAAAPAKVRVVDPAAGRPVTVTASGGTLAEVKVVDADGGALAGRTSTGGASWISDRKAAPGTTYTVRVTSRAGDGKESTTTSSFSTPEAEKVNKLTLAPGKNTTVGVGHPLSIVFDLPVTKKADVEKQLKVTTSNATEGSWGWVKDYSGRDRADWRPKEYWKPGTKVTLEADLNGTDSGGGWFVRDYRTGFTIGASQIVKVDLDRQKLTLVKDGRAIRTIPVSGGTPGGDKRSWRGTAVLMAKEGTINMNSETVGLGDAYDKDVDYSMRLTWSGMYAHAAPWNAAYFGRANKSSGCIGMSDENAASFYASVKVGDPFEITGKDTKGTVAEGNGYGAWNLSWEQWKQKSALA is encoded by the coding sequence GTGCTGCGCATACGCACATCCCGTCCCGCCCTCGCGGCAGTCGCACTGAGCGTCTCCCTCACGGCCTGTTCGGCCCAGGCGGCGAGCGGCCCCTCGAAGACGGCGGGGGCGCCCTCGTCGGCGGCGGCCCCGGCGAAGGTGAGGGTCGTGGACCCGGCGGCCGGCCGGCCGGTGACCGTGACCGCCTCGGGCGGCACGCTCGCCGAGGTGAAGGTCGTCGACGCGGACGGCGGGGCCCTCGCCGGCCGTACGAGTACGGGCGGCGCGAGCTGGATCTCGGACCGGAAGGCCGCGCCGGGCACCACGTACACGGTGCGGGTGACCTCCCGCGCCGGCGACGGCAAGGAGTCGACGACGACGTCCTCCTTCAGCACCCCGGAGGCGGAGAAGGTCAACAAGCTCACCCTGGCCCCCGGCAAGAACACCACCGTCGGCGTGGGCCACCCCCTCTCGATCGTCTTCGACCTCCCGGTGACGAAGAAGGCGGACGTGGAGAAGCAGCTGAAGGTCACCACCTCGAACGCCACCGAGGGGTCCTGGGGCTGGGTCAAGGACTACTCGGGCCGGGACAGGGCCGACTGGCGCCCCAAGGAGTACTGGAAGCCGGGCACGAAGGTCACCCTGGAGGCCGACCTGAACGGCACGGACTCCGGCGGCGGCTGGTTCGTCCGCGACTACCGCACCGGCTTCACGATCGGCGCCTCGCAGATCGTGAAGGTCGACCTGGACCGGCAGAAGCTGACCCTGGTCAAGGACGGCCGCGCGATCCGTACGATCCCGGTCTCCGGCGGCACCCCGGGCGGCGACAAGCGGTCCTGGCGGGGCACGGCCGTGCTGATGGCGAAGGAGGGCACCATCAACATGAACTCGGAGACGGTGGGCCTCGGCGACGCCTACGACAAGGACGTCGACTACTCGATGCGGCTGACCTGGTCGGGCATGTACGCGCACGCGGCCCCGTGGAACGCGGCGTACTTCGGCAGGGCCAACAAGAGCTCCGGCTGCATCGGGATGAGCGACGAGAACGCCGCCTCCTTCTACGCCTCGGTGAAGGTCGGCGACCCCTTCGAGATCACCGGCAAGGACACCAAGGGCACGGTCGCCGAGGGCAACGGCTACGGGGCGTGGAACCTGAGCTGGGAGCAGTGGAAGCAGAAGAGCGCGCTCGCCTGA
- a CDS encoding pirin family protein, whose amino-acid sequence MIRIQRADERYPGGDPAAGIETRHALSFGPHYDPGNLRFGALLACNEERLAPGAGFEEHPHSHTEIVTWVVEGELTHHDTAGRTTVVRPGDLQRLSAAGGVRHVERNDADVPLVFVQMWLAPLVPGGEPSYEVVRGLGDPYDLPEADARLHVHRPRAGERFEVPAADFTYVHVVRGALLLDGEELGPGDAARLTGHTGGPGPTATADAEVLIWEMRDWRKALG is encoded by the coding sequence GTGATACGCATCCAGCGCGCCGACGAGCGGTACCCCGGGGGCGACCCGGCGGCCGGGATCGAGACCCGGCACGCCCTGTCGTTCGGGCCGCACTACGACCCCGGCAACCTCCGCTTCGGCGCCCTGCTCGCCTGCAACGAGGAGCGGCTCGCGCCCGGCGCGGGCTTCGAGGAGCATCCGCACAGCCACACGGAGATCGTGACCTGGGTCGTGGAGGGCGAGCTCACCCACCACGACACGGCCGGTCGCACCACGGTCGTCCGGCCCGGCGACCTCCAGCGGCTGAGCGCGGCGGGCGGCGTCCGGCACGTCGAGCGCAACGACGCCGACGTGCCGCTCGTCTTCGTGCAGATGTGGCTCGCGCCGCTCGTACCGGGCGGGGAACCGTCGTACGAGGTGGTGCGCGGTCTCGGGGACCCGTACGACCTCCCGGAGGCGGATGCCCGCCTGCATGTCCACCGCCCCCGCGCGGGGGAGCGGTTCGAGGTCCCGGCCGCCGACTTCACGTACGTCCACGTGGTGCGGGGCGCGCTGCTGCTCGACGGCGAGGAACTCGGCCCCGGCGACGCGGCCAGGCTCACCGGCCACACCGGTGGCCCCGGGCCGACCGCCACGGCCGACGCGGAGGTCCTGATCTGGGAGATGCGGGACTGGCGCAAGGCCCTGGGGTGA